The Anguilla anguilla isolate fAngAng1 chromosome 2, fAngAng1.pri, whole genome shotgun sequence genome contains the following window.
AACAGGAATAAACCAAATGGTACATTTCAGagtagtgcagtttagaggagccagATGATGGATCTGGAGGTGCAAGACAGTgtcaaggcatgggcagggaaggaacagggctgaagcagtccatTACCATGAAGTGAAGAAGAGGACTGGAGCGATCTTAAAATAGTCTATGACAGCGAAGTGGGACACTAGCACCCACACTAAAGTgagttattttgagaatatgaggaataatttcATACATAAAAAAGTCTAGGATGGTTTGTGAATCTAACCTCGCATTCTAACCTCAATGCTGTAAACCAGCTAACCAGCTAACTAGTATCCAAGTTGTATGCAAGCTGCACACAACTTGGATACAACTTGCAAACTCAATAGTAAGCAAGTGTGCTGACTCAGATACGGCCCCAGTATGATTTCTTGAATCTTTTCCTTTGCCATTGTAGCTTGGCAGTTCTTGATGCCAAAAATATCAGTATTTCTGCCCATATACTGATACACAATTTGTATTAATTACCTTATTTGGAAGCTGgttgaataatgttttttgaataattttgctATTTTCTCATTGCcaacaattaaaaacacattgttaTTGCCATGCCAAATAATCTCTGATCTAACATCCTCCCTCATCATTCAAAGCACTCACTTCCCATCAGGCTGTGGGTGTGAATGTACAAGAAAGTCAGATGGAGTAAGAGAATATTATGATCAACAAAATGGCTATATGAGGAAATTTCAATAACACTATAACCTTTAAGGCTTGACTAGTATTTTAATCAGTATATTCACACAAACGATTTATACTGTATACCACCCAGAAGTCAGAAAACGAAAATAATTGATATATTATTCCAATGTTTATGATGATTATAAATATGGTGATGATTACCAATGCATGCTCCTAATGTTCTTCtacatattaataaaatgcCAACATTAATCACCTGAAATGGATTCCTCAGAATAACTGAATCAGATTAGTATTAGGAAAcattcattgtttaaaaataaatttttaaagtGTACATGGTCtgccacattaaaacatttaaaatgattagtACAATTCACACCCCATATAAGTCAAACTTATTTGTACAATTGTACAATTAGTGTTACAAGTTATGGACAACAGGAATTCCTAAACATTTATACAGGGAAAGCAATGACACACTGAAGGATATAAGGGTTTATGCAAAGATTTACATGCCAAAGACCTTGGAATGAGCACACTCagtgtaaaattatttcatgcaGAAATAATAAACAACATAGATTAATAAAGAGTGAAACAAAGATCCTCAACAGATGTCTGATAAAACATAGAGTCAGAAGCTGAATAATTACACAGTTGCTttagcacacatacacattacaaCGTCTACATTGGCAGTAGCAGGACAGAAAAGGCCGGTACTGTaagttcattttcagaataCAAGGTTGCAACAGACATAATCTTTTTCTACAGTATATCCAAACAGATttcatattggttttttttccaagcaAGTTACACTAgtgttttcattgaaaaatatcaGCCTTCCAAATACAAGTGAATTACTTTTTCTAATGAACAAAATGGTCAACCTCGTTAGGAAAAAAAAGGGTAAACACAGGTTCTCACACTGAACAGCATACAGATTAGGTCATTTAATCTGTACGCTCATTAATATTAAACTTgaattttgtattaaaacacCTCCAACACAGAGTACACTAATTATAGGTTTTTCCACCTGACTTAATCTAGTGGCTACGTAAAgcacatttctgtaaaaaacaCTTCTCGTATTAAGTACATTTATATGGCTTATCACCTGTATGAATCACCTCATGGCGAGTTAAAGaacttttctttgaaaaacacttcccacattGAGAACATTCaaagggcttttcacctgtatgaattctcacgTGTCTATCTAAATCACTTTTTGTATAGAAACACTTATCACACTGAATACATGCATAGCGCCTGTCATCTGTATGAATTCTCATGTGTCTATTTAAACCagatttggaatgaaaacacaTCGTACACTGTGTACATTGGAAGGGTTTTTCACTTGAATGAATTAACTTATGGTAATTAAAGGCACGTCTCagtgaaaaacacttcccacactcagtacatttgtagggtttttcaccCGTATGAATCATCTTGTGGTCatttaaaacactattttgggaaaaacacttcccacactcagtacatttgtagggtttttcaccCATATGAACCATTTCGTGGCACTTTAAAGCACGTTTCTGtctaaaacacttctcacactgagTACATTTATATGGCTTTTCGCCCGTATGAATCATCATATGGTAAGTTAAAAgacttttctttgaaaaacatttcccacactGAGTGCATTTGTTCAGGTCTTCAcctgtattatttttacttcCGTTTTGTTGAATTGTATTGTTTCGACAGAAATTCAATAGGCTTGGGTTTTTACTTGAATTAGGTATCATGGGTGCCGTATGAATACTCTGGTGGCGATTTAAAGTACCTTGTTGGGTAAAGCACTTCCAACAGTGAATACAtctgtagggcttttcaccagtatgaattctcatgtgtatatttaaatgagatttaacactgaaacacttatcacactgaatacatttgtagggcttttcacctgtatgaattctcatgTGTGTATTAAAACGTGATTTAAAATTGAAACGCTTACCACACTCAATAcatttgtagggtttttcacctgtatgagtTATTATGTGAATATTTAAGTCACCTTcctgtgaaaaacacttttcacaatgtgtacacctgtatggcttttcacctatACTAATTTCGCTTTTATTTATGCAAATTGTCTTCTGTTGAAAGAAATGCAACAGGTCTGGGTTTTTTGAGTTATTTATCATGGGTGCTGTATGAATACTCTGGTGGCGATATAAATAAAGCATTCGGGAAAATCCCTTCCCACACTCAGTAcatttgtagggtttttcacctgtatgaatcctCTTATGATAATACAAAATACTCttttgtgaaaaacatttttcacactcagtacatttgtagggtttttcacctgtatgaatcctCATGTGGCAATTTAAAGCACcattctgtgaaaaacacttttcacactcagtacatttgaatggcttttcacctgtatgaatcctCTTGTGGGATATTAAAGtacttttctgtgaaaaacacttctcacactgcGTACACCTGTacggcttttcacctgtatgaatcctCTTGTGGACACTTAAAACACTTTTATgtgaaaaacacttctcacattGTTTACACCtatatggcttttcacctgtattcattttttctttatgtcTGTGAATCGTCTTTCTCCGACTGTTTGTACTTTTCTGTAGGACAATTCTGTTATTCTCATTGATTAGGTCACAGTTATGATCTAAATCCCCACATTGGGTCAGCGGATGatgaatttcttcttttttacagttTCGGTTTGGCTCTCCTGCACATTGCCCTGATTCAGTCTGGTCTTTGTGACCAACAGCAGCTCCATTCATCACAGTATTCATGAGATCACTCACCAAACATTCACTGGATTCATACTTGATGCGATCTGATTtaatattaacatatttaatatCCTGTAATTCACTGATGTGTTCTACCTTAACATATCCACCATCAACAGACtctgttttgatttggtcaGAATGCAGATGGCTTATACATCGCAGCTCTGCACTGTCTAGGCTCTCAGTCTTAGTAAGATCCCCAGTGTGGTGGGAgcccagatcagtttctgttttaataagtGATGCGTGCGTGTGATGTACACCACTGACCCCAATGTGTGCTGTAACACcctctggctccagtgtgttcagtcctggtgcagcacactctgtctctgactctgccatgtggacaggctccagtccactgagttcctcttctttctgtctgatcctgtgctgctcagtgagctctggtagtgttgtctcagtgttctgtctcagacagactcctgcctgCATCATACTGCTGCTCAGAAGTGCAGCTCCTGGAGGGAAACAGGGGAAGGGATTTAGCCTAAATCAAACAGGTcctactgcagcagctgacacaTTCTTTAcactctgcagtcctgcagATGCCTTACTGATCCTTCATAATGTCTGAGACAAAACTGttctttcagtttttgatttgcgtctgtactccacagttttagatttgtaatcaggCAACTCACATGTTGTTAAAATGCAGATCCTCAGCAAGACTTCTGGCAGCAGGTTTCGATGCCGACTACTGACCACGCAAGTCTTCATGGACAAAAGTACAGAGgatacactgcaagatgcaatcCACAAGATATcggcaaaaacaggatggccaggttacagatTGTTAAGAAGTACCTAAAGGACCCGGCAAAATTCAGGATAAAGGTCGTGTGGACCGATGAGACCAAGACTCACTTGCATCAAAGTGAATGCAAGAGAAAACTGCAGAGGTttgataaatattatatttaaagtattacaaaacacagtataaattcataatttattcttcatgcacgTGAATATGTTACCATCTAGTCTGTAAATAGCCTTTATTGCTAAACCTGATCAAAAACATGGGCAGTTTAATTTGATAAGGATGTGATAACTATtattaaggaaaataaaaatgttttgaaataggTCCATCATGAGATGCAGAGTGATTGAAAAGGGTTAATGGTGTTTCATTAAGAATTCACATTTGTTTCCTTAAGAACTGGCTttgagcaacaacaaaacaattccAATTCCAGGCCTACTTAATGAATTCATTGTCAAATGTAGTTTAACTTTCTGATAATCTTATACCACTGAGCAAAACTGCTTGAATTTCCACTAGTCTTAGAACATCCTTGTTGCCTACAGGGGTGGCTACGTAGAAGTAGCGCATGCCAAGATTAGCATTTACTCATTGTCTCTAGTTAATTTTAGCTATCTAGCTATAGCCCAATATCTGACCTCAGCTATCTGACCATTCTTCATAAGCCTGTACGTCCTGTCTCTCATACTGGGACTGACAGAACGGACAAGCTGGCCCTCAGACAAATTACGCTCCACTACATTGCCAGATTAGTAGTGGTTTTCACTAGAGATGGGTACGAACAATGGATTGATCGTCGGACACGTGCCTACTCGATCTTGTTGGTGAGCCGTTGTACAAGCGCGATAATGGCCGAGTGGTTGAGCACTGTGCCGTTTGAATGCCCTGTGCTGAGGGAAATTGTCCAATGCGAATTTACTACCTCCGTAAATAGTAATGCGAACGTGCGTTCTAAAATATGCGATTCCAAGGCAAAGGGAATATCAGCCTGTCTACGTATTGTAGCAAATACCCTATATGCTAGCGCTGAGCAACGAACGCTACTTTTTATGACAACACTCAATCGGGGTCCctaattttaaaattcagttcgGCTTTAAGTCAAAATGTTGTCACAGCATGCATTCCTTGCAAAACCAGCTTACAGCTTTCCCAAGCTTGAGATGCCGCTTCTaacctattttttacagtctctgctacAGACTGACCTTCCAGTTACAGGGTGCTTCTCAATACCAAGAACGCACACGTAGAGTTACAGACTTTGAGAATCACCCACAGTCTCACTCCCTGGCTGTGTCCGAATCAGAGACTGTGAAAAATAGGTCCGAATAGTCCGAatttttttgcttaggaaggttcctaactgagtgaaataagccggaagtatctaagtggcagtCACGATAAGAGTAGGccgaattctctaaatgctaaggaaaagTGCTTCAAAAATGCTTCCCTGACACAGttagtctgtctttcaagaaaaagggctacgagacgtttttagccagatgatgtttttaattcaacatgtttgaaacttaagaatgatgatatgtacacaatagatttgtaggcctaacgtgttatgcctatcttgcattaaatttaacaattattttcataaactcttcaaaaaagtttggaaaattgtgtttggtcgatcatatctctgttgttactgtattagcattgtatcttatatcattggaaagcctgttcatttccctttacaatgatgtcctatttgtaaggatcatgcatCTGTGGGATGAGCAacacagctgattatgtgggtggggccccaagtgaaatgtgccaaatttccctgccaatgtcaaacagtgtattctcctgttggtattgactctattgttttgagttaTTTGGGGGATTGAACTCTGtatcagtaacaaggaacaaacaagacatattggtaCTTTTACGCTTTATTGAGTTTACAATGAACTTTTACGCTTTATTCGTTGAGTTTACAATCATACTAACTGGGATTCATGttgataaatatgagtggacagaaGGGTGAGCGTGGttaaccattctcaatgtgacaaccatttcaaTACACATGTCCCAGCctatcagaattgagtattcagccagGCCGCTGTGGATTTcggttttgtgtgcgtgcagcaATTGttactggaaaataaaattatttgtgtctTATCGGACCATGACTGTGTTTACTGACACAAACTAAGCATTAACACATGATCGACAAACTTGGGTAGGCTACTAGTGTTTGATGATCCATGATGTGAATCGATTTTGGAATCGAGAACATTGAACAATATATGCGATCCGTcgatctgtgaaataattgaaaatcaccaCCCCTAGTGTTCACCCCCTGTCGCTTAACATCATCACTAAATGCATCATATTTGCAAGACAAACCATGGTGCAGCATGTTGCCAAGAGACGGAGATTATTTCACGCGGTTCTAGAACTGAACCGTATTCTAGCCACAGAATTACGCACGTTATTATTATAGTGCCTATATATGAACCGGGGAGTGTAGATGGGGCCAGGCGATGAAGCCTAGTGAGTAACGCGATATCGTAAGTAAACATTACAGGAAGGAAAATAGCCCGATTTGAAACTTACTGGTGACAAAAAACAGAATCGTTAAAACATCAAGATTATTGGAGAAAACAAACTTACCGATTCGGTCATTAACGGAttactttaattaatttcattggATAACTTGGTACAGCCCTCGGAGGCGAATGATCCATTGAGGGTTCCATTGTTCGCTGTTTAtgcgttttaaaaaaacaactccgACTTTTGTAGAACAACCTGCATTTTCCAGTGCAGTTTCCGGAACAAGCTTCTTCGATGGTGTTTATTGGCAGCCAAGACCCTGAATGGAAGGTACATTACCGCCACTTCCTGTGCTGGAGTGTGGCGCAGATTGGTCAGATCAGGTTGTTAGGCAAGAGAGCAAACAGAcgccaggcctgaaccccaaaaTAGCAAGtgcataaggtaaaaaaaacccccagtggggagaaaaccctcaaacaatTACGccgagaaaaaaaactccctaaTGGGAAGAAATATAGAGGAGAACCatgctatagagggggagcccatcctccactggccagcctggtgtaaagtaccagacaaataaaatgggttaagctggttagctgaggtgaaagctaacaggaatagaccaaatggtatagttcagaGTAATGCAGTTTAGATGATCCAGATGATGGATCTGGAGGTGCAAGACAGTgtcaaggcatgggcagggaAGGAAGagggctgaagcagtccatTACCATGAAGTGAAGAAGAGGACTGGAGCGATCTTAAAATAGTCTATGACAGCGAAGTGGGACACTAGCACCCACACTAAAGTgagttattttgagaatatgaggaataatttcATACATAAAAAAGTCTAGGATGGTTTGTGAATCTAACCTCGCATTCTAACCTCAATGCTGTAAACCAGCTAACCAGCTAACTTGTATCCAAGTTGTATGCAAGCTGCACACAACTTGGATACAACTTGCAAACTCAATAGTAAGCAAGTGTGCTGACAGATACGGCCCCAGTATGATTTCTTGAATCTTTTCCTTTGCCATTGTAGCTTGGCAGTTCTTGATGCCAAAAATATCAGTATTTCTGCCCATATACTGATACACAATTTGTATTAATTACCTTATTTGGAAGCTGgttgaataatgttttttgaataattttgctATTTTCTCATTGccaacaattaaaaatacattgttattGCCATGCCAAATAATCTCTGATCTAACATCCTCCCTCATCATTCAAAGCACTCACTTCCCATCAGGCTGTGGGTGTGAATGTACAAGAAAGTCAGATGGAGTAAGAGAATATTATGATCAACAAAATGGCTATATGAGGAAATTTCAATAACACTACAACCTTTAAGGCTTGACTAGTATTTTAATCAGTATATTCACACAAACGATTTATACTGTATACCACCCAGAAGTCAGAAAACGAAAATAATTGATATATTATTCCAATGTTTATGATGATTATAAATATGGTGATGATTACCAATGCATGCTCCTAATGTTCTTCtacatattaataaaatgcCAACATTAATCACCTGAAATGGATTCCTCAGAATAACTGAATCAGATTAGTATTAGGAAAcattcattgtttaaaaataaatttttaaagtGTACATGGTCtgccacattaaaacatttaaaatgattagtACAATTCACAGCCCATATAAGTCAAACTTATTTGTACAATTGTACAATTAGTGTTACAAGTTATGGACAACAGGAATTCCTAAACATTTATACAGGGAAAGCAATGACACACTGAAGGATATAAGGGTTTATGCAAAGATTTACATGCCAAAGACCTTGGAATGAGCACACTCagtgtaaaattatttcatgcaGAAATAATAAACAACATAGATTAATAAAGAGTGAAACAAAGATCCTCAACAGATGTCTGATAAAACATAGAGTCAGAAGCTGAATAATTACACAGTTGCTttagcacacatacacattacaaCGTCTACATTGGCAGTAGCAGGACAGAAAAGGCCGGTACTGTaagttcattttcagaataCAAGGTTGCAACAGACATAATCTTTTTCTACAGTATATCCAAACAgatttcatattgtttttttttccaagcaaGTTACACTAgtgttttcattgaaaaatatcaGCCTTCCAAATACAAGTGAATTACTTTTTCTAATGAACAAAATGGTCAACCTcgttaggaaaaaaaaagggtaaacACAGGTTCTCACACTGAACAGCATACAGATTAGGTCATTTAATCTGTACGCTCATTAATATTAAACTTgaattttgtattaaaacacCTCCAACACCGAGTACACTAATTATAGGTTTTTCCACCTGACTTAATCTAGTGGCTACGTAAAgcacatttctgtaaaaaacaCTTCTCGTATTAAGTACATTTATATGGCTTATCACCTGTATGATTCACCTCATGGCGAGTTAAAGaacttttctttgaaaaacacttcccacattGAGAACATTCaaagggcttttcacctgtatgaattctcacgTGTCTATCTAAATCACTTTTTGTATAGAAACACTTATCACACTGAATACATGCATAGCGCCTGTCATCTGTATGAATTCTCATGTGTCTATTTAAACCagatttggaatgaaaacacaTCGTACACTGTGTACATTGGAAGGGTTTTTCACTTGAATGAATTAACTTATGGTAATTAAAGGCACGTCTCagtgaaaaacacttcccacactcagtacatttgtagggtttttcaccCGTATGAATCATCTTGTGGTCatttaaaacactattttgggaaaaacacttcccacactcagTACAATTGTAGGGTTTTTCACCCATATGAACCATTTCGTGGCACTTTAAAGCACGTTTCTGtctaaaacacttctcacactgagTACATTTATATGGCTTTTCGCCCGTATGAATCATCATATGGTAAGTTAAAAgacttttctttgaaaaacatttcccacactGAGTGCATTTGTTCAGGTCTTCAcctgtattatttttacttcCGTTTTGTTGAATTGTATTGTTTCGACAGAAATTCAATAGGCTTGGGTTTTTACTTGAATTAGGTATCATGGGTGCCGTATGAATACTCTGGTGGCGATTTAAAGTACCTTGTTGGGTAAAGCACTTCCAACAGTGAATACAtctgtagggcttttcaccagtatgaattctcatgtgtatatttaaatgagatttaacactgaaacacttatcacactgaatacatttgtagggcttttcacctgtatgaattctcatgTGTGTATTAAAACGTGATTTAAAATTGAAACGCTTACCACACTCAATAcatttgtagggtttttcacctgtatgagtTATTATGTGAATATTTAAGTCACCTTcctgtgaaaaacacttttcacaatgtgtacacctgtatggcttttcacctatACTAATTTCGCTTTTATTTATGCAAATTGTCTTCTGTTGAAAGAAATGCAACAGGTCTGGGTTTTTTGAGTTATTTATCATGGGTGCTGTATGAATACTCTGGTGGCGatataaataaagcatttgggAAAATCCCTTCCCACACTCAGTAcatttgtagggtttttcacctgtatgaatcctCTTATGATAATACAAAATACTCttttgtgaaaaacatttttcacactcagtacatttgtagggtttttcacctgtatgaatcctCTTGTGGGATATTAAAGtacttttctgtgaaaaacacttctcacactgcGTACACCTGTacggcttttcacctgtatgaatcctCTTGTGGGATATTAAAGtacttttctgtgaaaaacacttctcacactgcGTACACCTGTacggcttttcacctgtatgaatcctCTTGTGGGATATTAAAGtacttttctgtgaaaaacacttctcacattGTTTACACCtatatggcttttcacctgtattcatttttcctttatttttgtgaattgtcTTTCTCCGACTATTTGTACTTTTCTGTAGGACAATTCTGGTATTCTCATTGATTAGGTCACAGTTATGATCTAAATCCCCACATTGGGTCAGCGGATGatgaatttcttcatttttacagttttggtTTGGCTCTCCTGCACATTGCCCTGATTCAGTCTGGTCTTTGTGACCAACAGCAGCTCCATTCATCACAGTATTCATGACATCACTCACCAAACATTCACTGGATTCATACTTGATTTGATCTGATTtaatattaacatatttaatgtCCTGTAATTCACTGATGTGTTCTACCTTAACATATCCACCATCAACAGACTCTGTTTTGGTTGGGTCAGAATGCAGATGGCTTATACATCGCAGCTCTGCACTGTCTAGGCTCTCAGTCTTAAGATCCCCAGTGTGGTGGGAgcccagatcagtttctgttttaataagtGATGCGTGCGTGTGATGTACACCACTGACcccactgtgtgctgtaacaccctctggctccagtgtgttcagtcctggtgcagcacactctgcctctgactctgccatgtggacaggctccagtccactgagttcctcttctttctgtctgatcctgtgctgctcagtgagctctggtagtgttgtctcagtgttctgtctcagacagactcctgcctgCATCATACTGCTGCTCAGAAGTGCAGCTCCTGGAGGGAAACAGGGGAAGGGATTTAGCCTAAATGAAACAGGTCCTACTGCAGCAGCTGGCACATTCTTTAcactctgcagtcctgcagATGCCTTACTGATCTTTCATAATGTCTGAGACAAAACTGTTCTTTCGGTTTTTGATTTGcgtctgtactccacagttttagatttgtaatcaggCAACTCACATGTTGTTAAAATGCAGATCCTCAGCAAGACTTCTGGCAGC
Protein-coding sequences here:
- the LOC118219953 gene encoding zinc finger protein 665-like, translating into MMQAGVCLRQNTETTLPELTEQHRIRQKEEELSGLEPVHMAESETECAAPGLNTLEPEGVTAHIGVSGVHHTHASLIKTETDLGSHHTGDLTKTESLDSAELRCISHLHSDQIKTESVDGGYVKVEHISELQDIKYVNIKSDRIKYESSECLVSDLMNTVMNGAAVGHKDQTESGQCAGEPNRNCKKEEIHHPLTQCGDLDHNCDLINENNRIVLQKSTNSRRKTIHRHKEKMNTGEKPYRCKQCEKCFSHKSVLSVHKRIHTGEKPYRCTQCEKCFSQKSTLISHKRIHTGEKPFKCTECEKCFSQNGALNCHMRIHTGEKPYKCTECEKCFSQKSILYYHKRIHTGEKPYKCTECGKGFSRMLYLYRHQSIHTAPMINNSKNPDLLHFFQQKTICINKSEISIGEKPYRCTHCEKCFSQEGDLNIHIITHTGEKPYKCIECGKRFNFKSRFNTHMRIHTGEKPYKCIQCDKCFSVKSHLNIHMRIHTGEKPYRCIHCWKCFTQQGTLNRHQSIHTAPMIPNSSKNPSLLNFCRNNTIQQNGSKNNTGEDLNKCTQCGKCFSKKSLLTYHMMIHTGEKPYKCTQCEKCFRQKRALKCHEMVHMGEKPYKCTECGKCFSQNSVLNDHKMIHTGEKPYKCTECGKCFSLRRAFNYHKLIHSSEKPFQCTQCTMCFHSKSGLNRHMRIHTDDRRYACIQCDKCFYTKSDLDRHVRIHTGEKPFECSQCGKCFSKKSSLTRHEVIHTGDKPYKCT
- the LOC118219954 gene encoding zinc finger protein 271-like — encoded protein: MMQAGVCLRQNTETTLPELTEQHRIRQKEEELSGLEPVHMAESEAECAAPGLNTLEPEGVTAHSGVSGVHHTHASLIKTETDLGSHHTGDLKTESLDSAELRCISHLHSDPTKTESVDGGYVKVEHISELQDIKYVNIKSDQIKYESSECLVSDVMNTVMNGAAVGHKDQTESGQCAGEPNQNCKNEEIHHPLTQCGDLDHNCDLINENTRIVLQKSTNSRRKTIHKNKGKMNTGEKPYRCKQCEKCFSQKSTLISHKRIHTGEKPYRCTQCEKCFSQKSTLISHKRIHTGEKPYRCTQCEKCFSQKSTLISHKRIHTGEKPYKCTECEKCFSQKSILYYHKRIHTGEKPYKCTECGKGFSQMLYLYRHQSIHTAPMINNSKNPDLLHFFQQKTICINKSEISIGEKPYRCTHCEKCFSQEGDLNIHIITHTGEKPYKCIECGKRFNFKSRFNTHMRIHTGEKPYKCIQCDKCFSVKSHLNIHMRIHTGEKPYRCIHCWKCFTQQGTLNRHQSIHTAPMIPNSSKNPSLLNFCRNNTIQQNGSKNNTGEDLNKCTQCGKCFSKKSLLTYHMMIHTGEKPYKCTQCEKCFRQKRALKCHEMVHMGEKPYNCTECGKCFSQNSVLNDHKMIHTGEKPYKCTECGKCFSLRRAFNYHKLIHSSEKPFQCTQCTMCFHSKSGLNRHMRIHTDDRRYACIQCDKCFYTKSDLDRHVRIHTGEKPFECSQCGKCFSKKSSLTRHEVNHTGDKPYKCT